The following proteins are encoded in a genomic region of Triticum dicoccoides isolate Atlit2015 ecotype Zavitan chromosome 1B, WEW_v2.0, whole genome shotgun sequence:
- the LOC119300516 gene encoding uncharacterized protein LOC119300516: MTIVDFIELSDDNIIDLSSDEETVQKDQIATQDRVTLLDRQGMFLLAGEGSQDVPAVFVVASEGSQEAAECGHAFEATASSMVTEKAPFVAANEGRQDAAESGNALEATPLSFVTKKAPLDTAKSPNCHRSPTSASFPGPTSTTPKALTSEGGDAKSVRVKRKYRKKNYHTGTARKSHRLIQIGTSRVEELAADQKRSRTIEPAEESAASTDKAGPAKLSLPTPQTSCS, translated from the exons ATGACTATAGTAGATTTCATAGAGCTGAGTGATGATAATATTATTGACTTGAGCAGCGATGAGGAGACTGTTCAGAAGGATCAAATTGCAACTCAAGACCGGGTGACGTTGCTTGATAGGCAGGGTATGTTTCTCCTAGCTGGTGAAGGTAGCCAAGATGTGCCTGCTGTGTTTGTTGTAGCTAGTGAAGGAAGTCAAGAGGCTGCTGAGTGCGGACATGCTTTTGAAGCCACCGCATCGTCCATGGTTACGGAGAAAGCACCTTTTGTTGCAGCTAATGAAGGGAGGCAAGATGCTGCTGAGTCTGGAAATGCTTTGGAAGCTACCCCATTGTCCTTCGTCACCAAAAAAGCACCTCTTGATACGGCTAAGTCACCGAACTGTCATCGCTCTCCAACATCAGCGTCATTCCCCG GCCCAACTTCCACCACTCCAAAAGCTCTCACTTCTGAAGGTGGGGATGCAAAGTCAGTGAGAGTGAAGAGGAAATATCGTAAGAAGAACTACCATACCGGCACTGCTAGGAAAAGTCATAGGCTTATACAGATAGGCACCAGTCGTGTGGAAGAGCTGGCAGCGGATCAGAAGAGGTCTCGCACGATCGAGCCAGCAGAAGAATCAGCTGCCTCTACCGACAAGGCAGGACCTGCGAAACTCTCTCTACCGACCCCGCAGACTAGCTGTAGTTGA